Proteins co-encoded in one Spirosoma endbachense genomic window:
- a CDS encoding ABC transporter permease, protein MRLYNALRNGVNTLIRHPAYVALNALSLALAIGSCLLLFWYIRFHVSVDRYHQKAERIVRLVTEVHQGATTYSSGIATPIGPALRQDMPWLNAVAMVIGQQHRPIQVQEPNGRLGAKFMEASTMAYAEPDLFGILDYKWLIGSPNSALKKPFTAVLTQRLARKYFGKASPIGRRLCMNNRLELTVTGLLADIPNNTDQPFELFVSYPTLNYYAHNGTPLDQWEGVSSQTQCWVLLPTASALDRFERALYAFHRQRSPATLDTYQYRVVPLLDQHTIPNYYTGIRRDVLIVLGVIGGLLLLTACVNFINMATAQSLRRGREIGVRRVIGATRRRVFWQFLVETGLITSLAAGVAIVLAYTFLPVLRKWTQTPVPFTMSVHTWAFLLSLVGLATIGAGTYPGLVLAGFRPALVLKGQAIQQQIRGLSLRRLLVVGQLAINMGFTIAVVVMSRQLTFWLRANSGFNASNRVSIPVQMPLATDLSSFKRDLLRIPGVEAVSFSDNAPVGGITNTYYVRFANRPQVEPFQMITFPVDSSYMGFYNIPLVAGRPLPDRDTTTGFLINETALHMLGFTAPAEVIGRTLTIPYTPEIVKPILGVVQDWRQASFKKPVQPMVLYTSRGNYSSCHLHLKPAHQAATLARVQTIWNRYFPAAVYGELHLDVVISDFYAEEAEQLRFVQLAAGVAIAIGSVGLLGLIVFLTSRRTREIAIRKALGASEGAIVWLFLREFIYLLAVAFALAAPVVWWLMHRWLNHYATSIPLTPDLLFTGLVLVSLTTLLTIGFHTLRIALANPAQALRTE, encoded by the coding sequence ATGAGGCTATACAATGCACTCCGCAACGGGGTCAATACACTCATTCGGCACCCGGCCTACGTAGCGCTGAATGCCTTGAGCCTGGCCTTGGCCATCGGCAGTTGTCTATTGCTGTTCTGGTACATCCGCTTTCACGTGAGCGTCGACCGGTATCACCAGAAGGCGGAGCGCATCGTACGGCTCGTAACGGAAGTTCATCAGGGGGCCACGACCTACTCGTCGGGTATTGCCACACCGATTGGCCCCGCGTTGCGGCAGGATATGCCCTGGCTTAACGCCGTAGCGATGGTCATTGGGCAGCAACACCGACCGATTCAGGTGCAGGAGCCCAACGGTCGACTAGGGGCCAAGTTTATGGAAGCCTCGACGATGGCCTACGCCGAGCCTGATCTGTTTGGCATCCTGGATTATAAATGGCTGATCGGATCGCCTAACTCCGCTTTGAAGAAACCCTTTACGGCCGTGCTCACGCAACGATTGGCGCGCAAATACTTTGGGAAGGCAAGCCCCATCGGGCGTCGGCTGTGCATGAACAATCGGCTGGAGCTGACGGTTACCGGCCTCCTAGCCGACATTCCCAACAATACCGATCAACCGTTCGAGTTGTTTGTCTCGTACCCCACGTTGAATTATTATGCCCACAACGGAACCCCATTGGATCAATGGGAGGGGGTGAGCTCGCAGACGCAGTGCTGGGTATTGCTGCCAACCGCTTCTGCTCTTGATCGGTTTGAACGTGCGCTCTACGCCTTTCACCGCCAGCGGAGCCCGGCTACACTGGACACCTATCAGTACCGGGTAGTACCCCTGCTTGACCAGCACACAATCCCCAACTATTACACAGGTATTCGCCGGGACGTGCTGATCGTGCTCGGCGTTATTGGGGGGCTGTTGCTGCTGACCGCCTGCGTGAATTTCATCAACATGGCCACGGCGCAGTCGTTACGACGCGGACGCGAAATTGGTGTTCGACGGGTAATCGGAGCGACCCGCCGACGGGTTTTCTGGCAGTTCCTCGTCGAAACGGGCTTGATTACGAGCCTGGCTGCGGGGGTGGCCATCGTGCTGGCTTACACATTCCTTCCCGTACTTCGAAAATGGACCCAAACGCCCGTACCGTTTACCATGAGTGTGCACACCTGGGCGTTTCTGCTGAGCCTGGTGGGCCTCGCTACCATTGGCGCTGGCACGTATCCCGGTCTGGTGCTAGCGGGGTTCAGGCCGGCGTTGGTACTCAAGGGGCAGGCCATACAGCAGCAAATTCGGGGATTATCGTTACGTCGGCTGCTAGTGGTGGGGCAGTTAGCCATCAACATGGGGTTCACCATAGCGGTAGTCGTGATGAGCCGTCAACTGACGTTTTGGCTCCGGGCTAATTCAGGGTTCAATGCTAGCAATCGGGTGTCCATACCCGTGCAGATGCCACTTGCGACTGACTTAAGCAGTTTTAAACGGGATTTACTACGCATACCTGGGGTGGAGGCCGTTAGTTTTAGCGACAATGCGCCTGTTGGTGGCATCACTAACACTTATTATGTACGGTTTGCTAACCGCCCTCAGGTAGAACCCTTCCAGATGATTACCTTCCCCGTTGATTCATCGTATATGGGGTTCTATAACATACCATTGGTGGCGGGTCGTCCCTTACCCGATAGGGATACCACGACTGGATTTTTGATCAACGAAACCGCCCTTCACATGCTGGGATTTACCGCACCAGCAGAGGTGATCGGTCGCACGTTAACGATACCCTATACCCCGGAAATTGTTAAACCTATTTTGGGCGTTGTGCAGGACTGGCGACAGGCCAGCTTCAAAAAACCCGTACAGCCGATGGTGCTCTACACCAGCCGAGGTAATTATAGCAGTTGCCACCTGCATCTGAAACCGGCCCATCAAGCGGCAACGTTGGCCCGCGTGCAGACCATCTGGAACCGCTATTTCCCTGCGGCTGTTTACGGCGAATTGCATCTGGATGTGGTGATTAGCGATTTTTACGCCGAAGAGGCCGAGCAACTCCGTTTTGTACAGCTGGCTGCCGGGGTAGCGATTGCCATCGGCTCGGTAGGCCTGTTAGGATTAATTGTTTTCCTGACCAGCCGCCGTACGCGGGAAATTGCGATTCGAAAAGCACTGGGTGCTTCTGAAGGCGCTATTGTCTGGCTCTTTCTGCGGGAGTTTATTTACCTGCTTGCAGTAGCGTTTGCTCTGGCCGCTCCGGTAGTTTGGTGGCTGATGCATCGATGGCTGAATCACTACGCAACCAGTATCCCGCTAACGCCCGATCTGTTGTTCACGGGTCTGGTATTGGTCTCGCTGACTACGTTGCTGACTATCGGTTTTCACACCCTCCGGATCGCGCTGGCCAATCCTGCCCAGGCGTTGCGAACGGAATAA
- a CDS encoding UPF0158 family protein, with amino-acid sequence MIQMDDSQVKEIVEQQQIGMLCYVHRQTGQLITFPNPEQFSDLESEEWQDQIDQVQSFPDHYWKVAIMTSREEFALMEQFARYEAAEPLQSRLLTILGQSKPFRHFKEAVDRSGSQRLVWFSFRDKQKISWLKQQLTLAD; translated from the coding sequence ATGATTCAGATGGACGATAGCCAAGTAAAAGAAATTGTTGAGCAGCAACAAATAGGCATGCTTTGTTATGTACACCGGCAAACAGGCCAACTCATTACATTTCCTAATCCCGAGCAGTTCTCTGATCTGGAAAGTGAGGAGTGGCAAGACCAGATTGACCAAGTACAGTCTTTCCCTGACCATTATTGGAAAGTGGCCATCATGACCAGCCGCGAGGAATTTGCGCTTATGGAGCAGTTTGCCAGATACGAAGCGGCTGAGCCTTTGCAAAGTCGTCTATTGACTATTCTGGGCCAATCGAAGCCTTTTCGCCATTTTAAAGAGGCAGTTGATCGATCAGGCTCTCAACGCCTGGTGTGGTTTAGCTTTCGAGATAAGCAGAAAATATCTTGGCTGAAGCAGCAGCTCACTTTGGCCGACTGA
- a CDS encoding ABC transporter ATP-binding protein translates to MIELRHIQKNYRTGALVTPVITNLSLQVQAGEFVAIMGPSGCGKSTLLNILGLLDEVDAGQYRFGPTDVTHFSERQRDLFRHEHMGFVFQQFNLISELSIYENVELPLVYGGVGAALRHERVTTLLDQFKLMHRRYHRPAQLSGGQQQRAAIARALVNNPPLMLADEPTGNLDSANREAVMRLLTDINEAGTTVVMVTHSELDALYAHRIVPMVDGEIKV, encoded by the coding sequence GTGATTGAACTCCGCCATATTCAGAAAAACTACCGGACCGGTGCGCTCGTTACGCCCGTCATTACCAACCTGTCGTTACAAGTCCAGGCGGGCGAGTTCGTGGCCATTATGGGGCCTTCAGGATGCGGCAAATCGACGCTGCTGAATATTTTGGGCTTGCTGGATGAGGTAGACGCAGGACAGTACCGGTTCGGGCCAACTGATGTGACTCACTTTTCTGAGCGGCAACGGGACTTGTTTCGACATGAGCATATGGGGTTTGTGTTCCAGCAATTCAACCTGATCAGCGAACTAAGCATTTATGAAAATGTAGAATTACCCCTGGTGTATGGGGGTGTGGGGGCGGCCCTCCGGCACGAACGCGTGACCACCTTGTTGGATCAGTTTAAACTTATGCATCGACGGTACCACCGCCCGGCACAGTTGTCGGGGGGGCAGCAGCAACGGGCCGCTATTGCCCGTGCCCTGGTCAATAACCCGCCGTTGATGCTGGCCGACGAACCCACGGGCAACCTGGATTCGGCCAATCGGGAGGCCGTTATGCGCCTGTTAACCGATATTAACGAAGCGGGAACCACGGTCGTTATGGTGACGCATTCGGAACTGGACGCGCTGTATGCCCATCGGATTGTGCCAATGGTCGACGGAGAAATAAAGGTATGA
- a CDS encoding S41 family peptidase: MKIVQTLLLTSLLILTSQFLRAQDRSVNLSDAEKIAGLSKFWSEASYNFAYFDKTNINWDSTYQAFIPQVLATQTTYEYYRTLERFCALLKDGHTNINAPWSLYGYSTYVPLRFVMIDQKPYVTRVLNGLSDSVPVGSELLTVKGQPVQQYLDKEVFPYIASSTEQQKWNTALMQFWRATTDTTTSYPMTFRTPKGQTISFNSRLFSQRERDGSKWVLGDGTSPAKSQLSRLTMLPGNIAHVELNSFGEEKIVDEFKAMLPQLRTAKGIILDIRQNGGGDTGIGAEILKYFTTEKRLIGSAWRTREHRPAFKAWGSYYATQKLDSARAKNEFYQRALKTAKGDFWYKGDTMTFDNSIREPKLLVPVMVLAGSNTGSAAEDFLILIRQLKTTRIPIIGEPSMGTTGQPLSFSLPGGGSARVCTKRDTYADGTDFVGVGVKPDVVVKPTVQSLITGNDVVLERAVAMLTGKTSLANQSK; the protein is encoded by the coding sequence ATGAAAATCGTACAAACACTGCTGCTTACTTCGTTGCTTATTCTAACGAGCCAATTCCTTCGCGCCCAAGACCGTAGCGTCAATTTGTCCGATGCGGAGAAAATCGCGGGCCTGTCGAAATTCTGGTCCGAAGCGAGCTACAACTTTGCTTACTTCGACAAAACGAACATCAACTGGGACAGTACGTACCAAGCGTTTATTCCGCAGGTGTTAGCGACCCAAACCACGTATGAATACTACCGAACCCTCGAACGGTTTTGCGCTTTACTCAAAGACGGACACACCAACATCAACGCGCCTTGGTCACTCTACGGGTATTCAACGTATGTGCCGTTGCGCTTCGTAATGATCGACCAGAAACCGTACGTGACGCGGGTGCTGAACGGATTGTCGGACAGCGTGCCGGTTGGTTCCGAACTGCTCACGGTAAAGGGCCAGCCGGTACAGCAGTACCTGGATAAAGAGGTCTTTCCTTACATCGCCTCATCGACCGAACAGCAAAAATGGAATACGGCCCTGATGCAATTTTGGCGTGCTACCACTGACACGACGACGAGTTACCCGATGACATTCCGCACCCCCAAAGGGCAGACGATTTCATTCAACTCCCGGCTATTCTCCCAACGCGAACGCGACGGGTCGAAGTGGGTGCTGGGTGACGGAACCAGCCCGGCCAAATCACAACTATCGCGGCTAACCATGCTCCCCGGTAATATCGCTCATGTCGAACTGAACAGCTTTGGCGAGGAAAAAATCGTTGACGAGTTCAAAGCGATGTTGCCCCAGCTCCGCACGGCCAAGGGTATCATTCTCGACATTCGACAAAATGGGGGTGGAGACACCGGAATCGGGGCTGAAATTCTAAAATACTTTACCACCGAAAAGCGGCTAATTGGCTCAGCCTGGCGTACCCGCGAGCATCGGCCTGCATTTAAAGCCTGGGGTTCCTACTACGCTACCCAGAAGTTGGACTCGGCCCGTGCCAAAAATGAGTTCTACCAGCGGGCGTTGAAAACCGCCAAAGGTGATTTCTGGTACAAAGGCGACACGATGACCTTTGATAACTCGATCCGTGAACCTAAGCTACTCGTCCCGGTGATGGTACTGGCCGGCAGCAATACCGGCTCGGCCGCTGAAGATTTTTTAATTCTGATTCGTCAGTTAAAAACAACCCGGATTCCGATTATCGGTGAGCCGTCGATGGGTACAACCGGTCAGCCCTTATCGTTTTCCTTGCCCGGTGGTGGGTCGGCCCGCGTCTGCACCAAACGCGACACCTACGCCGATGGCACTGACTTCGTGGGTGTAGGGGTAAAACCTGATGTTGTGGTGAAACCTACCGTGCAGAGCCTGATTACCGGCAACGATGTGGTGCTGGAGCGGGCCGTGGCTATGCTTACTGGCAAGACTTCACTGGCTAATCAAAGTAAATGA
- a CDS encoding sigma-54-dependent transcriptional regulator encodes MPTQLLKKATVLLVDDDADVLTSMAMLLRTETKAVRTEKNPERLPALLRKERFDLVLLDMNYQSSVNTGNEGLYWLQQVRKLSPTSAVLLITAYADIDLAVRGLKDGASDFLVKPWRNNKLLASLEEALTRRQSADTPPRQAFQVDALPLLGESEAMQGLRYKIEKISPTDANVLILGENGTGKDVVARLIHAQSARSAEPFVAVDLGALTGSLFESELFGHVKGAFTDAQQDRIGRFEAAQGGTLFLDEIGNLPLGQQTKLLTALQNRHITRLGSHTPIAVDVRIVSATNAPLYQLVQTNQFRKDLIYRLNTIELTLPPLRERGNDIRLLAAHFLAHYAEKYGKPTPKLEGRALARLQDYGFPGNVRELQHTLERAVIMTESDTLRPEDLLFSPIETALSTGPETTRLAELEKGTIQKVVDKHHGNITKAAKELGITRMALYRRLGKYDL; translated from the coding sequence ATGCCTACTCAATTGCTCAAAAAAGCCACGGTGCTGCTGGTTGACGACGACGCGGATGTGCTGACTTCGATGGCCATGCTGCTGCGTACCGAAACGAAGGCGGTCCGTACCGAAAAGAACCCCGAACGACTACCGGCACTGCTGCGGAAAGAGCGATTCGATCTCGTTCTGCTCGATATGAACTACCAAAGTTCGGTCAACACCGGCAACGAAGGCTTGTATTGGCTCCAACAGGTCCGCAAGCTTTCGCCCACGTCGGCGGTGCTGCTTATTACCGCTTACGCCGACATTGACCTGGCGGTTCGGGGGTTGAAAGACGGTGCTTCCGACTTCCTGGTCAAACCCTGGCGAAATAATAAACTACTCGCTTCGCTGGAGGAAGCCCTGACCCGACGTCAGTCGGCGGATACGCCACCCAGGCAGGCTTTCCAGGTGGATGCATTGCCCCTGCTGGGTGAATCTGAAGCGATGCAGGGGCTGCGGTACAAGATTGAAAAAATTTCTCCGACTGACGCGAACGTGTTAATTTTAGGGGAAAATGGTACGGGTAAAGATGTGGTTGCCCGGCTGATTCACGCCCAGTCAGCCCGATCTGCAGAACCGTTCGTCGCGGTTGATTTGGGAGCGCTGACGGGAAGTCTATTCGAGTCGGAATTGTTTGGGCACGTGAAAGGCGCCTTTACCGATGCCCAGCAGGATCGCATCGGGCGGTTCGAAGCCGCGCAGGGTGGCACGCTGTTTCTGGATGAAATTGGCAACCTCCCTCTTGGGCAGCAAACCAAGTTATTGACCGCCCTGCAAAACCGTCATATTACACGGTTGGGCAGTCATACGCCGATTGCCGTCGATGTTCGAATAGTGTCGGCCACGAACGCCCCACTTTATCAGTTAGTACAAACCAACCAATTTCGGAAAGATTTAATTTATCGGCTCAATACGATCGAGTTAACGCTACCCCCCTTGCGCGAGCGGGGTAACGACATCCGGCTATTAGCAGCTCATTTCCTGGCACACTATGCTGAAAAATACGGTAAGCCTACACCAAAGCTGGAAGGTCGTGCTCTGGCGCGACTGCAAGACTACGGGTTTCCGGGCAATGTTCGGGAGTTACAGCACACCTTGGAGCGAGCCGTCATCATGACCGAATCCGACACGCTACGTCCCGAGGATTTACTCTTCTCCCCTATCGAGACAGCACTGTCCACCGGTCCGGAAACGACGCGGCTGGCGGAACTGGAAAAAGGCACAATTCAGAAAGTCGTTGACAAACACCACGGCAATATTACCAAAGCCGCCAAGGAACTCGGTATTACCCGGATGGCACTCTACCGGCGGCTTGGCAAATACGATTTATGA
- a CDS encoding head GIN domain-containing protein yields MNTVRTLIISALFACYQPLWAQIKNSGDGLVGNGKIVSEERTLEPYDRLLVDFAVKVRITQGDPAKAELEGEQNVLPYVTVSVNKGELTIGLSRTTKFKETKPITVTIHRATLQAINAKTACAITSDLPINSEGLTVMLDEASTLTTPLAVQQLTVDLAAASSVAFQGKTQTAVLRLDAASRVAAADLTIAKAELTLNGASHAIIHVIETLSASADGVSTIKYSGNPTITSQRATGLSKIKHTN; encoded by the coding sequence ATGAATACTGTACGCACACTCATTATCAGCGCGTTATTCGCCTGTTACCAGCCCTTGTGGGCCCAAATTAAAAATTCTGGGGATGGCCTTGTCGGCAATGGGAAGATTGTCAGCGAAGAGCGTACCCTGGAACCATACGACCGGCTCCTGGTTGATTTCGCCGTCAAGGTACGCATCACCCAGGGCGATCCAGCCAAGGCAGAACTCGAAGGCGAACAGAACGTGCTTCCTTACGTGACGGTTTCGGTTAATAAGGGGGAATTAACCATCGGCTTATCGCGTACAACTAAATTTAAGGAAACGAAACCAATTACCGTAACCATTCACCGGGCTACGTTGCAGGCAATCAACGCAAAAACCGCCTGCGCCATTACCTCCGATTTACCCATCAACTCGGAAGGGCTGACAGTTATGCTTGACGAAGCCTCTACACTAACCACCCCGTTGGCTGTTCAGCAACTCACGGTTGATCTGGCAGCGGCTTCGTCGGTAGCTTTCCAGGGAAAAACGCAAACTGCCGTTTTACGACTGGATGCAGCCAGCCGCGTAGCAGCAGCCGACCTGACAATAGCTAAAGCGGAGTTGACTCTGAATGGAGCGAGCCACGCGATTATTCACGTAATCGAAACCTTATCAGCTTCAGCAGATGGCGTCAGTACGATAAAGTACTCCGGAAATCCAACCATAACTTCACAACGGGCAACGGGCTTGTCGAAAATAAAACATACGAATTAG
- a CDS encoding sensor histidine kinase gives MNTSYELGLPLRAGLLLLTMTGLAYALLTQQAVYWISGTLVVVGQVWTLIRYLNRQNRELTDFLEALRYHDFSSNLNAVHAPTSVRQARQLLNQISQTFSTLSREKEAQHLYLQNVLALVNTGILSFREDDQTIGWMNESLKRLLQVPYVKTLDGFRKRNEQLYGHLISLRPGENRVVKVSGRAILLSATAFTDDAGRSRLIAFQPVGEALDENEDQAYQKILRVLNHEIMNSVAPIASLADTLQKRLASGTIPTAEISTGITVIRNRSEGLLQFAQTYRSLSKFSAGSFRAVRVIDLFESVLTLLEPTLEQRGIEPDVIVAPTDLTIRADPPLVEQVLINLLTNAMDALHDWPNPTLALSASLNNEGRPVLAVTDNGVGISTELLDEVFVPFFTTKKKGNGIGLSLSRQIMHLHRGSIHVQSIVGHGSTFSLVFPME, from the coding sequence ATGAACACTTCCTACGAACTGGGCCTTCCCCTCCGCGCCGGACTGCTGTTGCTCACGATGACTGGGCTGGCCTACGCACTGTTGACGCAGCAGGCCGTCTACTGGATTTCGGGTACGCTGGTGGTGGTTGGGCAGGTGTGGACGTTGATTCGGTACCTTAATCGCCAGAATCGGGAATTGACTGACTTTCTGGAAGCGTTGCGCTACCACGATTTTTCGAGCAATCTCAACGCGGTCCATGCACCCACGTCGGTACGCCAGGCACGGCAGTTATTGAATCAGATTAGTCAGACATTCAGCACGTTATCCCGCGAGAAAGAGGCTCAGCATTTGTATTTGCAAAACGTGCTGGCGCTGGTTAATACGGGTATTCTTTCGTTTCGGGAAGACGACCAGACTATAGGCTGGATGAACGAGTCGCTGAAACGCCTACTTCAGGTGCCCTACGTGAAGACGCTGGATGGCTTTCGCAAACGCAACGAACAGCTGTATGGCCACCTCATTAGCCTCCGGCCCGGCGAAAACCGTGTGGTAAAAGTAAGTGGGCGGGCCATATTGCTCTCGGCAACGGCGTTTACGGATGATGCTGGTCGGTCGAGACTCATAGCCTTTCAGCCGGTGGGCGAAGCGTTGGACGAAAACGAAGATCAGGCCTACCAGAAAATCCTGCGCGTTCTCAACCACGAGATCATGAACTCGGTGGCACCTATTGCTTCGCTCGCGGATACGCTGCAAAAACGCCTGGCCTCCGGAACCATACCAACGGCCGAGATCAGCACGGGGATCACCGTCATTCGCAACCGAAGCGAGGGCCTGTTGCAATTTGCCCAAACCTACCGCAGCCTAAGCAAATTCTCGGCAGGCTCGTTCCGAGCGGTCCGCGTCATTGATCTGTTCGAGTCCGTATTGACCTTGCTTGAGCCTACGCTGGAACAGCGCGGTATCGAGCCGGATGTCATTGTCGCCCCTACAGATTTGACGATTCGGGCTGACCCACCACTCGTTGAGCAAGTGCTCATCAACCTGTTGACCAACGCCATGGATGCCTTGCACGATTGGCCAAATCCGACGCTTGCCCTATCGGCTTCCCTCAACAATGAGGGCCGGCCGGTACTCGCCGTCACGGACAATGGTGTGGGGATTTCAACGGAACTCCTGGATGAGGTCTTTGTTCCGTTTTTCACCACAAAAAAGAAAGGGAATGGCATTGGCCTAAGCTTATCGCGACAGATCATGCATCTGCACCGGGGTAGTATCCACGTGCAATCCATAGTAGGGCATGGCAGTACGTTTAGCTTAGTATTCCCAATGGAATAA
- a CDS encoding TonB-dependent receptor domain-containing protein gives MKTFVILTGFLSACFTSFGQLGELKGRVTDGNQKPVEYATALVLSAADSSMVKGGLTDTTGRFAINSLPLGAYRLRITALGFASFTSQFIMVSSHESVMDVGSIRLTAESKNLGEIIVKGERPVVEQSMGKLVLNVTNSFFKTATNALDVLRRAPGLLVNQDGAISVKGQYTPVVYIDGKQLPLTADELRGLAASDIDQVEVITNASAQFDGETRAVINIKLKRDKALGWKGSLYSGYRQNQRYTGGEVGGSATYKTKQWAYYGRVGYSLSNDYLLGLGRRVVQSSTGRTEFNNDQLYKWTSKPLTYQFSADLTANASHQFGVLVKGNATASTDQLTNLNQQTDYANERVNTVLLQTLNVNQSRNQSVAIDLNYKGKLNERGDELTVFLDYASYNTQKGQDFRNDYRSFEGIAQRSPMVMRGQFPSTIRIRSFRADYSHPFGKMGKFEAGTKLTWTTTDSDLRYDTLAAEGFVFDPSRSNHFLYDEKITAAYAQLSQEWGNTQLQAGLRVENTRSVGNSLTLNNSVDRSYFRWLPSVKVQQKLSETDMVSAGFSRKMRRPAFWELNPFTLYVDPYMYTEGNPFLLPVTNNTLDLTYTHRDVTFSLNYTLDKDVFVQLPIQDDQTKIVRYTRVNLDTQRRAWFDVAVTHALTKWWKTQHYAQLQYAQTQSAYPTGGLINTQAWSYYLDGRHTFTLGKGYNLDLSYYYSSPSASYIYTVASNGTLSLGLQKSVLKGRGNLQINANDLLNTYRELFYGQFANLDVWTLQKRNSRQLTLRFTYTFGRSTFNRNNRNSGSAEEEGRAR, from the coding sequence ATGAAGACATTCGTTATACTCACCGGTTTCTTGTCCGCCTGTTTCACTAGTTTTGGACAACTGGGCGAACTGAAAGGACGTGTTACAGACGGTAACCAAAAACCCGTTGAATACGCAACAGCCTTGGTCTTGTCGGCGGCTGATTCGTCAATGGTAAAGGGTGGGCTGACTGATACGACAGGCCGCTTCGCTATCAATAGTTTGCCTCTGGGAGCGTATCGGCTGCGGATTACGGCACTGGGATTTGCGTCCTTCACGAGTCAGTTCATCATGGTATCGAGTCATGAGTCCGTTATGGATGTAGGGTCGATTCGTCTAACTGCGGAAAGTAAGAATCTGGGTGAAATAATCGTCAAAGGCGAACGCCCCGTGGTGGAGCAGTCAATGGGGAAACTGGTGCTCAACGTAACCAACTCGTTTTTCAAAACCGCCACCAATGCGCTCGATGTGTTACGACGCGCACCGGGTCTGCTAGTCAATCAGGATGGCGCTATTTCCGTTAAAGGGCAGTATACGCCGGTGGTGTACATCGACGGTAAGCAATTGCCGCTGACGGCGGACGAACTGCGGGGCCTGGCGGCCTCCGATATTGACCAGGTGGAAGTCATTACCAATGCATCGGCTCAGTTCGACGGGGAGACGCGGGCGGTGATCAACATCAAACTGAAACGGGACAAAGCCTTGGGTTGGAAAGGCAGTCTGTACAGTGGTTATCGGCAGAATCAACGCTATACCGGGGGCGAAGTGGGGGGCAGTGCGACCTACAAAACCAAGCAGTGGGCTTATTATGGGCGGGTCGGCTATAGCCTTTCGAATGATTACCTGCTGGGACTAGGTCGCCGGGTGGTGCAGTCATCAACCGGACGCACGGAATTTAACAACGACCAACTGTACAAGTGGACCTCGAAACCACTCACGTACCAGTTTTCGGCTGATTTGACGGCTAACGCTAGTCATCAATTCGGGGTGTTGGTCAAAGGCAATGCTACGGCCAGCACCGATCAGCTAACGAACCTCAACCAACAAACGGATTACGCCAACGAAAGGGTGAACACAGTGTTGCTACAAACCCTCAATGTCAATCAGTCGCGTAATCAAAGCGTTGCGATTGACCTCAATTACAAAGGTAAGCTCAACGAAAGAGGGGATGAACTGACGGTTTTTCTGGACTATGCCTCCTACAATACGCAGAAAGGGCAAGACTTTCGCAACGATTACCGGTCGTTTGAGGGTATCGCTCAGCGGTCTCCGATGGTGATGAGAGGCCAGTTTCCCAGTACGATTCGTATTCGGTCGTTCCGCGCCGATTATAGTCACCCGTTCGGTAAAATGGGTAAGTTCGAGGCTGGTACCAAACTGACCTGGACCACCACCGACAGCGACCTCCGTTATGATACCTTAGCCGCTGAGGGCTTCGTGTTCGACCCTTCGCGCAGCAACCACTTTCTGTACGACGAAAAAATCACGGCGGCCTATGCGCAACTAAGCCAGGAATGGGGTAACACGCAACTGCAAGCGGGTTTACGCGTCGAAAACACCCGCTCGGTGGGCAATTCGCTGACCTTGAATAATAGCGTGGACCGGTCGTATTTCCGCTGGTTACCAAGTGTGAAGGTGCAACAGAAATTAAGTGAAACCGACATGGTATCGGCCGGCTTTTCCCGGAAAATGCGTCGGCCGGCGTTTTGGGAGCTGAACCCGTTTACGCTCTACGTCGACCCGTACATGTACACCGAAGGAAACCCGTTCTTGCTGCCCGTAACCAACAATACACTTGATTTGACGTACACGCACCGCGACGTTACGTTTAGCCTAAACTATACCCTCGACAAAGATGTATTCGTGCAACTGCCAATTCAGGACGACCAGACGAAGATTGTCCGCTACACTCGGGTTAATCTGGATACCCAGCGGAGAGCCTGGTTTGACGTGGCGGTGACGCACGCCCTAACAAAATGGTGGAAAACGCAGCACTATGCCCAGCTGCAATACGCGCAAACGCAATCAGCGTACCCAACGGGCGGGCTGATTAACACGCAGGCCTGGAGTTATTACCTCGATGGTCGTCATACATTTACGCTGGGGAAGGGATACAACCTGGACTTGAGTTACTATTACAGTTCGCCCAGTGCCAGCTATATCTACACGGTAGCCTCCAACGGCACCCTTTCGCTGGGTTTGCAAAAGTCGGTGCTGAAAGGGCGGGGTAACCTGCAAATCAATGCGAACGACCTGCTTAACACGTACCGGGAGCTATTCTATGGCCAGTTCGCCAACCTGGACGTCTGGACTTTGCAGAAGCGCAACAGCCGCCAACTAACCCTTCGCTTCACGTATACTTTTGGCCGGTCTACTTTCAACCGCAACAACCGAAACTCGGGAAGTGCGGAAGAGGAAGGCCGTGCCCGATAA